DNA sequence from the bacterium HR17 genome:
TGCGGGGCGACAGCACGCTGGTGTTTTTGCGTTCCACTTTGGTGCAGGATGTCACCACGCCCGTCAGCAGTCTGCCGTCCGACATGCAAATGCTGGCGCAAATCGGCATCAGCCTGAACAATGACGGAACCCTAAGCGTGGACGATGCCAAGTTGCAAGCCGCCATTGACGCTGATGCCAACAAAGTGGCGCGGCTCTTTTTCAACGACGCCAACAACAACGGCATCGTGGACAGCACCGAAGACGGCTTCGCCGTTCGCCTGAAGCGCCGCATGGACGAATGGCTGTCTCTGAGCCCCATCGCCTTTGGCGGCAACACAGTTCCCGCAGGCGTCGTCGCCCGCCAACCTGTGCTGTTGAACTTCCGCATGCAAGACCTTGACCGGCGCATCAATGACCTCAACGAACGCATTGAGCGGGAGGGTGAAATATTGCGTCGCCGCTTCATTTTCGTTGAGCAGCAAATTGCCCTCTTGCAGCAGCGTTTAGGCGGTCAATCAGCCGCACTGAATCTGCCAGGTCAAAACTTGCAGCGTCTCGGTTAGTCGGGTGCGGCGGGGCGCGCTACTTTGCCTCGTGTCCCGCCGCTAAAAACCGACCCTTACCCGAACCGATTGCATCATTGGGACGCGCCATCGGAGTCCGTGCAAAGGAGTGACGGGGCATGCTGACGGACGCCTACTTGAGGCAAATGGTAGAGACGGCGACACCAGTGCAACTGATTGGTTTGCTCTTTCGGCGGGGCGGCGAATTGATGGACGACGCCGAACGCGCCCTCACCGAAGGGCGCATGGACGACGCCCATTTCGCCCTGACGAAAGCGCAGCAGGTCGTCGCCGAACTCCTCAACGCGCTGGACACAGAAAAGGGCGGCGATATCGCCGTCAACTTGCGCCGCCTTTACACTTTCGTTTGGGAACGCCTTTTGCACGCCAACTTGCGCAAGTCCGTTGAACCCCTGAAAGACGCAAGGCAGGTCTGGGAACAACTCAGCCAACTGTGGAGCGAAGTGGAAGCAAGGGAAGGAGGTGCTTGACATGCAGCAAAATGGCGGCTTCGGCTCGGGTGCAAAGTCCGAAATTTACACCGAGAAGGTGAGCCAATATCAACGGGAATACGCTCACCAACCTGTCTGCAACATGACTATGCTTGATTTCGTCCCTAAATCAGCACGACGCATTTTAGATATCGGCTGCTGCATGGGAGGGGCAGGTCGTGAACTGAAGCGCCGTCAACCATGCGAAGTTTGGGGTGTGGAAATTTCGCCTGAGTTGGCTAAAATCGCCGCGCAACATTACGAGCGGGTTATCGTTGGCGACATTGAAGACGATGCCGTTTGGCAACAGTTGCCCAAGGGATA
Encoded proteins:
- the fliS gene encoding Flagellar protein FliS translates to MLTDAYLRQMVETATPVQLIGLLFRRGGELMDDAERALTEGRMDDAHFALTKAQQVVAELLNALDTEKGGDIAVNLRRLYTFVWERLLHANLRKSVEPLKDARQVWEQLSQLWSEVEAREGGA